One genomic region from Ptychodera flava strain L36383 chromosome 14, AS_Pfla_20210202, whole genome shotgun sequence encodes:
- the LOC139149906 gene encoding coiled-coil domain-containing protein 9-like isoform X8, with translation MERSFLSSMTSAGKIEGLDEMDNFTFLDILNKEEKEVLLNKKIEEMRKKNERLMKRHKEIQDDKRHAADIGAEGPDELMPGSRRGQPQSPTERGPPQRNRGGGHGGRSGKSRGRGYSASKQRPDFHPYSPQRTDSDPSWRWPNDSTPRRVGSGRTEHSGSVNRRGGYGRRDGGNQRGGDSSRGQGSRGQMSPKSPTSPKSPSLSLFSDDENPMAQGMTITVTNSAIAASRQKKSIISEVSKPKRQNITVSLNVQGKKGEPRRIVKMTKEEKERKEWEEKRRQNIQAMEEELKAANEFEKKKHGKSHLFPRQTGKPPPKSYSFLDDNRRSDTGESRRHFRNWGGTSFDDAKVQVSRHRSEKKDSGPQGDMTMSMTGRERKEYADWKAERDRIDQERLQRHKRATGEWKREWDREKDRKDDDDKPASRSSNRGDRIGSGRFDNRGPRGGGKGKQRSEGKNWTSNKGENDNSGGNRDNSGGNRDNSGGNRDNSGGNRKRQQDNKKKGVKLTLDVTPNRKGGGRRQGGSGSGREAERDEPSATSEEGDSSALSPGLHASSPLSPISPGVLKTPTDHVHVNDWAAEMESGSGSSQGKSEDGAGKEGWSEDNRDEQAVEGGGDFEADVTEEVKIVDLAAEGSQDAALSETGDSFESYKSADSEVIGDDRRLSGEKSDNSQTETQDLSDKGDPVMNSQDEMEQVAKNETVEGGEAKQNESAEPEGQDGNASEPTENHETATADQAKAQEIPETSETAPSDVEISSDKSESVAQPAQDETETSAEKESVTPAEDESAAKEAKTEPTEKETQSTEEGQGQGAGEASEACEAPTEETSKEE, from the exons ATGGAGCGAAGTTTCCTGTCCAGTATGACCTCTGCTGGG AAGATAGAGGGGCTGGACGAAATGGACAACTTCACATTCCTTGACATTCTGAACAAGGAGGAGAAGGAAGTCTTGCTCAACAAGAAAATTGAAGAAATGAGGAAGAAGAATGAGAGACTGATGAAAAGACACAAG GAGATCCAGGACGACAAGAGGCACGCGGCGGACATCGGAGCAGAAGGGCCCGACGAGCTCATGCCGGGATCAAGGAGGGGACAACCTCAGTCACCGACAGAGAGAGGGCCACCACAGAGGAACAGAGGGGGAGGTCACGGTGGTCGAAGTGGTAAAAGCAGAGGCAGGGGATACAGTGCTTCGAAACAG AGACCCGACTTCCATCCATATTCTCCGCAACGAACAGATTCCGACCCCTCCTGGCGATGGCCCAATGACTCGACACCTCGGAGGGTGGGTTCTGGGAGGACTGAACATTCAGGGTCGGTGAACAGAAGAGGAGGCTACGGAAGACGAGATGGAGGAAATCAGAGGGGTGGTGATTCCTCCAGAGGTCAAGGGTCAAGAGGTCAGATGTCACCGAAATCCCCAACATCGCCAAAGTCACCCTCTTTATCTCTGTTCAGCGATGATGAAAATCCAATGGCA CAGGGCATGACAATCACTGTCACCAACAGTGCTATTGCGGCGAGCAGACAGAAGAAAAGCATAATATCCGAAGTGTCTAAGCCAAAACGTCAG AATATTACAGTGTCTTTGAATGTTCAGGGTAAGAAGGGGGAACCGAGGCGGATAGTGAAAATGaccaaagaagaaaaagaaaggaag GAATGGGAAGAAAAACGAAGACAGAATATTCAAGCCATGGAGGAGGAATTAAAAGCTGCCAATGAGTTTGAGAAAAAGAAA CATGGAAAATCTCATCTCTTCCCACGGCAGACTGGAAAGCCTCCACCTAAGTCGTACAGTTTCCTGGATGACAACAGAAGGAGCGACACGGGAGAAAGCCGCAGGCACTTCAGAAACTGGGGCGGCACCAGCTTCGATGATGCCAAGGTACAAGTGTCAAGACACAGGTCAGAGAAAAAG GACAGCGGGCCTCAGGGCGACATGACGATGAGCATGACCGGCCGAGAGAGGAAGGAGTATGCAGACTGGAAAGCAGAGAGGGATAGAATTGACCAGGAAAGACTGCAGCGACACAAGAGAGCCACCGGAGAGTGGAAAAGAGAGTGGGACAGAGAAAAGGATCGGAAAGA TGATGATGACAAACCAGCATCAAGGTCAAGCAATCGAG GAGACAGGATAGGCAGTGGGAGGTTTGACAACAGAGGACCAAGAGGCGGGGGCAAGGGTAAACAACGATCAG AGGGTAAAAATTGGACATCAAATAAAGGTGAAAATGACAACAGTGGAGGAAACCGTGACAACAGTGGAGGAAACCGCGACAACAGTGGAGGAAACCGCGACAACAGTGGAGGAAACCGCAAAAGGCAGCAGGACAACAAAAAGAAGGGCGTCAAGCTGACCCTGGATGTGACGCCTAACAGGAAAGGTGGTGGAAGGAGACAAGGAGGCTCTGGATCCGGCAGGGAAGCGGAGCGAGATGAACCATCAGCCACTTCAGAGGAAGGGGATTCATCCGCACTGTCACCAGGGCTCCATGCATCCTCGCCGCTGTCGCCAATTTCCCCCGGTGTCCTTAAGACTCCAACAGATCACGTACACGTCAACGACTGGGCGGCAGAGATGGAATCCGGCAGCGGGAGCAGCCAGGGAAAGTCGGAAGATGGAGCAGGAAAGGAGGGCTGGTCGGAAGACAATCGGGATGAACAGGCGGTGGAAGGGGGAGGAGACTTTGAAGCGGATGTCACGGAGGAGGTGAAAATAGTAGATTTAGCGGCAGAGGGTTCACAGGACGCTGCCCTGAGTGAAACCGGGGACTCGTTTGAATCATACAAGAGTGCCGACTCCGAAGTGATAGGGGATGACAGGAGACTGTCGGGCGAAAAGAGTGACAATTCACAGACGGAGACACAGGATTTAAGTGATAAGGGGGACCCCGTGATGAATTCACAGGATGAAATGGAACAGGtggcgaaaaatgaaactgtagaGGGCGGTGAGGCAAAACAGAATGAGTCAGCTGAACCCGAGGGACAGGATGGAAACGCAAGCGAGCCCACTGAAAATCACGAAACTGCGACTGCGGATCAGGCAAAAGCCCAAGAGATCCCTGAAACTTCAGAAACTGCTCCAAGCGACGTCGAAATATCATCAGATAAAAGTGAAAGTGTCGCCCAGCCAGCGCAGGACGAAACAGAAACCAGTGCAGAGAAGGAAAGTGTGACTCCCGCAGAAGACGAATCCGCAGCGAAAGAGGCAAAGACGGAGCCAACAGAGAAAGAGACCCAATCGACAGAGGAAGGTCAAGGTCAAGGTGCAGGTGAGGCAAGCGAGGCGTGTGAAGCCCCCACAGAGGAGACCAGCAAGGAAGAATGA